The following is a genomic window from Carassius carassius chromosome 24, fCarCar2.1, whole genome shotgun sequence.
TTAAAAAGCTCTCTCGTATGACAGATTTGCTGTCAAATCATTTGGAGTGAAGTCAAGGAGATATTGTCCTTctgatattacttttttttcattgtctctttttgtgtgtaaaactgccttttttgtctcattttgcTGTCTCAGGTCAGATATGCCAAAGGAAATGGTCCTCTGACCACAAGGTCTCTACAACTGGACAGGCCTAAGAGGACAATAAAGCATCCATGTGCTGATTCAGATTCAAGTCCTGATGATTCTGACCAAACCCCAGCCCTCCTGTCCAGCAAACTCCAGCCATGTCCTGAGCAGGAGCTTTGGGATTGGGCTCCAAACCTGGCGGAGACACACCCATCTGCCCAACAATCCAGAAAATGGGTCACAGCAAAAAGTGGAAAATCTAAGAAGATGTTCGGCTGGGGAGATTTCCAGTGCACCGTGAAGTCCACAAGCCTCAACCTGCTCATCACTGGCAAGATCGTGGATCACGGCAATGGAACGTTCAGCGTTTATTTCCGATACAACACCACCGGAGGTGGAAACGTCTCCATAGGGCTGGTT
Proteins encoded in this region:
- the LOC132103776 gene encoding neurexophilin-1-like produces the protein MLAAVSPPPPLCVRSSSLLRLKIDLSLIEIRGNVVRYAKGNGPLTTRSLQLDRPKRTIKHPCADSDSSPDDSDQTPALLSSKLQPCPEQELWDWAPNLAETHPSAQQSRKWVTAKSGKSKKMFGWGDFQCTVKSTSLNLLITGKIVDHGNGTFSVYFRYNTTGGGNVSIGLVPPSKVVEFDATTQQTILHSVESRMFNCRVEHERVERGTKSTRCWYDPSHSCDQDQTHSHVSWLCSKPFKVICVYIYFCSLDYKLVQKVCPDYNYHSESPYLPYG